From one Chanodichthys erythropterus isolate Z2021 chromosome 3, ASM2448905v1, whole genome shotgun sequence genomic stretch:
- the LOC137017017 gene encoding hepatic and glial cell adhesion molecule-like, producing the protein MPKFAWTVYFLLVVLLESGVFVADAVKSESVTEGESVSLNSSFTQIHRDEEIEWKFGDILIAKVKNNKSVFYEIDDESFRDRLKLDHQTGSLTIINSRTTDSGLYTVSRDTTTNTINLTVYARLPVPVISSNSSLNSSSSSSCSLVCSAVNVSHVTLSWFKGNSVFSSIRVSDLSSRSDLLLHLECVDDSYSCVLNNPIRNQTQHLNNTQLCHTCAAVSRTVLISAAAAGSLLIVAAVGIFWICRKHRNTHREETRAEEITYADPTFNRRNRNKSRATEEDHVEYTSVPHQS; encoded by the exons ATGCCTAAATTTGCATGGACAGTTTATTTTCTTCTGGTTGTTCTCCTGGAGTCTG gtgtgtttgttgctgatgcagtgaagtcagagtcagtgactgagggagaatcagtctctctgaactctagtttcactcaaatacaCAGAGATGAAGAGATCGAGTGGAAGTTTGGTGACATTCTCATAGCTAAAGTGAAGAATAACAAGAGTGTGTTTTATGAGATTGATGATGAGAgtttcagagacagactgaaactggatcatcagactggatctctgaccatcatcaACAGCAGAACCACAGACTCTGGACTTTATACAGTCTCCAGAGACACAACGACCAACACCATCAATCTCACTGTCTATG ctcgtctgcctgttcctgtcatcagcAGTAACTCTTCACTAaactcttcatcatcatcatcatgttcattggtgtgttcagctgtgaatgtgagtcatgtgactctctcctggttcAAAGGAAACAGTGTATTCTCCAGCATCAGagtgtctgatctcagcagcCGGTCTGATCTTCTTCTCCATCTGGAGTGTGTGGATGATtcctacagctgtgtgctgaacaatcccatcagAAACCAGACTCAACACCTCAACAACACTCAGCTCTGTCACACATGTGCTGCAG TCTCTCGGACAGTGCTGatctctgctgctgctgctggatcTCTGTTGATTGTTGCTGCTGTCGGGATCTTCTGGATCTGCAggaaacacagaaacacacacagagaag AGACTCGAGCAGAAGAAATCACTTACGCTGATCCCACATTCAACagaagaaacagaaataaatcg AGAGCTACAGAGGAGGATCATGTGGAGTACACAAGCGTGCCACAccagtcctga